CGGCCAACCGGGTGGACCCGAAGACCGGCAAGTACAACGGCTACACCGCCTCCTTCATCGGCTTCGCCCCGGCCGAGCAGCCCCGGGTCACCGTCTCCTGCGTGATCCAGGACCCGAAGAACGGTCACTTCGGCGGCCAGCTCTGCGGGCCGGTGTTCAAGCAGGTGATGGAGTTCACCCTGAAGACCCTGCGCGTCGCCCCCAGCGGCAGCGAGGCGCCCAACCTCCCCGTCGACTGGAAGCCCTGATGAACAGCCAGCCCCCCGCTCAGCCCGTACCCGGTGCCAGTTCGCGTGGCGGTTCCGGGGAGATTCCGGACGGGTCCGGTGCAGATGCCGGGTCAGGGGCCGCGTTTGGCTCATCGGGGGGTGTGGCGGATAGCCTTCCGGCCGTGCCGAAACCCGATCAAATCTCCGCGAGCCCGCCCCGGCCCACCGGCGTGCGCCCCACCCCGCTGGCCGAGGTGGCCCGTCTGCTCGGCTTGCCGCCGGTCGAGGGGGCGCCGGTCAGCGGCGTCACCCACGACTCCCGGGCGGTCCGGCCCGGCGACGTGTACGTCGCGTTCCCCGGGGCCAACCACCACGGCGCCAAGTTCGCCGCGCAGGCGGTGCGGCAGGGCGCGGTCGCGGTGCTGACCGACCGGGACGGCGCCGCCCAGGCCGTCGACTGCGGCGCGCCGCTGCTGGTGGTGGCGAGCCCGCGGGCCCGGATGGGCGAGCTGGCCGCCGAGGTCTACGGCCGCCCCAGCGCGGGCCTGCGGATGATCGGTCTGACCGGCACCAACGGGAAGACCACCACCGCGTACCTGGTCGAGGGCGGCCTCAAGGGCGCGGGCCTCACCCCCGGCGTGATCGGCACCGTGGAGATGCGGGTCGGCACCGACCGGATCAAGAGCGAGCGGACCACCCCCGAGTCCACCGATCTGCACGCGATCCTCGCGGTGATGCGCGAGCGCGGGGCCGAGGCCGTGGTGATGGAGGTCTCCAGCCACGCGCTCAGCTACGGCCGGGTGGACGGCGTGGTCTACGACGTCGCGCTGTTCAACAACCTGACGCCGGAGCACCTGGACTTCCACCCGGACATGGAGGACTACTTCCGGGCCAAGGCCAGGCTGTTCCAGCCGGACAAGGCCAGGCTCGGGGTGGTCAACCTGGACGACGCGTACGGCCGCCGGCTGCTCGCCGAGGCGCCGATCCCGATGACCGGCTTCTCCGCCAAGGGCGACCCGGCCGCGCAGTGGCGGGCGCTGGACGTGCAGCTCGGGCCGCTCGGCTCGACCTTCACCGTGGTCGGACCTGACGGGCAGTCGGCCGAGGCGAGCGTGCCGCTGCCGGGTCCGTTCAACGTGGCCAACGCGCTCGGCGCGATCACCGCGCTGGTCACCGCCGGGGTCGAGCTGGAGCAGGCGGTGGCCGGGCTGGCCGCCGTCCCCGGCGTGCCGGGCCGGCTGGAGCGGGTGGACGCCGGGCAGCCGTACGTGGCCGTGGTCGACTACGCGCACAAGCCGGACGCCCTGCAGGCCGTCCTGGAGTCGCTGCGCGAGGTCACCAAGGGCCGGCTGCACGTGGTGGTCGGCTGCGGCGGTGACCGGGACCCGTACAAGCGCGGACCGATGGGCGCGATCGCCGCCCGGCTGGCCGACACCGCGGTGCTGACCAGCGACAACCCGCGCTCCGAGGACGCCCTGGCGATCCTCGCCACCATGCTGACCGGCGCCACCGAGGTGCCGGAGGCCGAGCGCGGCGAGGTGCTGGTGGTGCCGGACCGGGCCGAGGCGATCGCCGACGCCGTGAAGCACGCGCACGCCGGGGACACCGTGCTGGTCGCGGGCAAGGGCCATGAGTTGGGCCAGTACGTCCGGGGTGAGGTCCGCCCCTTCGACGACCGGCAGGTACTGCGCGAGGCCATCGAGCACCGTGTTGGCAGTCGAGGAGTGGAGCAGCCGTGATCGCACTGACCCTTGCCGAGGTGGCCGAGGCCGTCGGCGGCACCCTGCACAACGCCGACCCGGCGACCGTGGTCACCGGCTCGGTGGAGCACGACTCGCGGAAGGTGGCGGCGGGCGGCCTGTACGTGGCCATCGTCGGAGAGCGGGTGGACGGACACGACTTCGCCGGGCAGGCGCTGGCCGCCGGGGCGGTCGCCGTGCTGGCGACCCGTCAGCTGGACGTGCCCACCGTGCTGGTGGACGACGTGCAGACCGCGCTCGGGCAGCTGGCCCGGGCCGTGGTCCGGCGCTCCGACGCCGAGGTGGTGGCGCTCACCGGCTCGGCCGGCAAGACCAGCACCAAGGACCTGATCGCCCAACTGCTGGCCAGGCGTGGGGAGACGGTCTTCCCGCCCGGCTCGATGAACAACGAGATCGGCCACCCGATGACCGCGCTGCGGGTCGAGCCGAGCACGAAGCACCTGGTGATGGAGATGGGCGCCCGGCACAAGGGCGACATCGCGTACCTGGCCGAGATCACCCCGCCCACCGTCGGCGTGGTGCTCAACATCGGCACCGCGCACGTCGGCGAGTTCGGCTCCAAGGCCGGGATCGCCGAGGCCAAGGGCGAGTTGGTGGAGGCGCTGACCAGCGACGGGATCGCGATCCTGAACGCCGACGACCCGCTGGTGCGGGCGATGGCCTCGCGCACCAAGGCCCGGGTGCTGTACTTCGGCGAGAGCCCGGGCGCCGACGTCCGGGCCACCGGAGTTCGCCTGGACGACGCCGGACGGCCACAGTTCACACTCACCACCCCGGCCGGTTCCGCACCGGTACGGCTGCGCCTGTACGGTGAGCACCACGTTTCGAACGCCCTCGCCGCCGCCGCGGTGGCGGTGGCGCTCGGTATGTCCGTCGATGACACCGCCGCCGCGCTCGGCGAGGCGGAAGCGCTGTCCCGCTGGCGCATGGAGGTCGTCGAACGGGCCGACGGCGTCACCGTGGTCAACGACGCCTACAACGCGAACCCGGAGTCCATGCGGGCCGCGCTGCGGGCGCTGGTGTCGATGGGGGGCCGGGGCCCGGAGCGCCGTCGCACCTTCGCGGTGCTCGGTGAGATGCGGGAGCTCGGCGAGGACAGCCTCACCGAGCACGACGCCATCGGGCGGCTCGCGGTCCGACTGGACGTCACCAGGCTGGTGGCGGTCGGCGGACGCGACGCGGCCTGTATGGAACTGGGCGCGAGGAACGAAGGTTCGTGGGGTGAGGAGTCGGTGCTGGTGTCCGACGCGGACGCGGCGGTCGAGCTGCTGCGGGGTCAGCTGCGGCCAGGGGACGTGGTGTTGGTGAAGGCGTCCCGTTCGGTTGGTCTGGAGCGCGTGGCCGAGGCCCTGCTGGCTGATGGAGCCGCGAAGTGAAGCAGATTCTCTTCTCCGGGATGATCGGCCTGGTGCTATCGCTGCTCGGCACCCCGGCGCTGATCCGGCTGCTGGCCAAGCACGGCTACGGCCAGATGATCCGCGACGACGGCCCGAAGGCGCACGCCAGCAAGCGCGGTACGCCCACCATGGGTGGCATCGCCTTCATCCTGGCCACCCTGATCGCCTACGCCGCGACCAAGGTGATAACGGGCGAGAAGCCCACCGCCTCGGGTCTGTTGGTGCTCTTCCTGACCACCGGCCTGGGCCTGGTCGGCTTCCTGGACGACTACATCAAGGTGGTCAAGCAGCGCTCCCTCGGCCTGCGGGCCAAGGCCAAGCTGCTCGGCCAGTCGCTGGTCGGTCTGACCTTCGCGATCCTGTCGCTCCAGTTCAAGGACGAGGCCGGGCGCACCCCGGCCTCCACCAGCCTCTCCTTCGTCCAGGACTTCAGCTGGTCGATCGGGCCCGTGCTGTTCGTGATCTGGGCGTACTTCATGATCGCCGCGATGTCGAACGGCGTGAACCTCACCGACGGCCTGGACGGCCTGGCCACCGGCGCCTCGGTGATGGTCTTCGGCGCCTACGTCTTCATCGGCGTCTGGCAGTACGGCCAGACCTGCGCCGCGATGGTCACCGCCACCTCGACCTGTTACGACGTCAGGGACCCGCTGGACCTGGCGGTGGTCGCCTCGGCGCTGATGGGCTCCTGCTTCGGCTTCCTGTGGTGGAACACCTCGCCCGCCAAGATCTTCATGGGCGACACCGGCTCGCTCGCGCTGGGCGGCGCGCTGGCCGGTCTGGCGATCTGCTCGCAGACCGAGCTGCTGCTCGCGCTGCTCGGCGGCCTCTTCGTGATCATCACGCTGTCGGTGATCATCCAGGTCGGTTCGTTCCGGATGACCGGCAAGCGGGTCTTCAAGATGGCGCCGCTCCAGCACCACTTCGAGCTCAAGGGCTGGAGCGAAGTGCTGATCGTGGTCCGGTTCTGGATCATCCAGGGCCTGTGCGTCGCGGTCGGCCTCGGCCTGTTCTACGCGGGCTGGGTGACCGGATGACCGCCGTCGACTTCAAGGACCTGCCGGTCGTCGTCGCGGGCCTGGGCATCTCCGGCATCTCGGCCGCCCGGGTGCTCCGTGACCTCGGCGCGCGGGTCACCGTGGTGGACGGCGGCGACGGCGAG
This genomic interval from Kitasatospora gansuensis contains the following:
- a CDS encoding UDP-N-acetylmuramoyl-L-alanyl-D-glutamate--2,6-diaminopimelate ligase, yielding MPKPDQISASPPRPTGVRPTPLAEVARLLGLPPVEGAPVSGVTHDSRAVRPGDVYVAFPGANHHGAKFAAQAVRQGAVAVLTDRDGAAQAVDCGAPLLVVASPRARMGELAAEVYGRPSAGLRMIGLTGTNGKTTTAYLVEGGLKGAGLTPGVIGTVEMRVGTDRIKSERTTPESTDLHAILAVMRERGAEAVVMEVSSHALSYGRVDGVVYDVALFNNLTPEHLDFHPDMEDYFRAKARLFQPDKARLGVVNLDDAYGRRLLAEAPIPMTGFSAKGDPAAQWRALDVQLGPLGSTFTVVGPDGQSAEASVPLPGPFNVANALGAITALVTAGVELEQAVAGLAAVPGVPGRLERVDAGQPYVAVVDYAHKPDALQAVLESLREVTKGRLHVVVGCGGDRDPYKRGPMGAIAARLADTAVLTSDNPRSEDALAILATMLTGATEVPEAERGEVLVVPDRAEAIADAVKHAHAGDTVLVAGKGHELGQYVRGEVRPFDDRQVLREAIEHRVGSRGVEQP
- a CDS encoding UDP-N-acetylmuramoyl-tripeptide--D-alanyl-D-alanine ligase, giving the protein MIALTLAEVAEAVGGTLHNADPATVVTGSVEHDSRKVAAGGLYVAIVGERVDGHDFAGQALAAGAVAVLATRQLDVPTVLVDDVQTALGQLARAVVRRSDAEVVALTGSAGKTSTKDLIAQLLARRGETVFPPGSMNNEIGHPMTALRVEPSTKHLVMEMGARHKGDIAYLAEITPPTVGVVLNIGTAHVGEFGSKAGIAEAKGELVEALTSDGIAILNADDPLVRAMASRTKARVLYFGESPGADVRATGVRLDDAGRPQFTLTTPAGSAPVRLRLYGEHHVSNALAAAAVAVALGMSVDDTAAALGEAEALSRWRMEVVERADGVTVVNDAYNANPESMRAALRALVSMGGRGPERRRTFAVLGEMRELGEDSLTEHDAIGRLAVRLDVTRLVAVGGRDAACMELGARNEGSWGEESVLVSDADAAVELLRGQLRPGDVVLVKASRSVGLERVAEALLADGAAK
- the mraY gene encoding phospho-N-acetylmuramoyl-pentapeptide-transferase; this encodes MKQILFSGMIGLVLSLLGTPALIRLLAKHGYGQMIRDDGPKAHASKRGTPTMGGIAFILATLIAYAATKVITGEKPTASGLLVLFLTTGLGLVGFLDDYIKVVKQRSLGLRAKAKLLGQSLVGLTFAILSLQFKDEAGRTPASTSLSFVQDFSWSIGPVLFVIWAYFMIAAMSNGVNLTDGLDGLATGASVMVFGAYVFIGVWQYGQTCAAMVTATSTCYDVRDPLDLAVVASALMGSCFGFLWWNTSPAKIFMGDTGSLALGGALAGLAICSQTELLLALLGGLFVIITLSVIIQVGSFRMTGKRVFKMAPLQHHFELKGWSEVLIVVRFWIIQGLCVAVGLGLFYAGWVTG